GTGCCTCAACAAGGCCATGACCGTGCTCAACGCGGTGGCCACCGCCCAAACCCTGCGGAGCCCTTCGACGGATTCCGGGCACGGGGAGACTTCGCGGGAGGCGGCCGCCGTGAGCTCCGCGGCGCCGGTGCCCGGGAACGAGGAGGACGGGAATGCGAGGCAGGCGTGACCGGTGAACAGGAATCCGGCGGCGGGCGCGACACGGGGCGTCGGCTGCTGGTCGCGTGTGTGATCGGCATGATCGCCGTCGCCGTGGGGCTGTGGGCGGCAGGCTCGCTCGTGTGGGTGCACCAGAGGTATCGGACCCCGTTCTCGGGGGAGTCGGTGGCCGAGGTCACCGGCGCCACGATCCGCGGCGAGCTCACACCGCTCGCGCTGGCCACGCTGGCGGCCATCGCCGCCGTGCTGGCCACGGGCGGGCTGATGCGTCGGGTGATCGGGCTGATCGTCCTGCTGGAGGCCGCGCTGTTGACCTGGCGGCTGGTCGACTGGATCACGGGTTCCCACGTGGTCGACGAGCTCCCCGGTACGCCTCCGGGGACCCGCGCGCTCGCCGTGGAGCGCGTGGTTCCGTACGGTCCGATCCTGATGGGGGCCTGTGCGGCCGTGCTGCTGCTCTGCGGGCTTGCGGTGCTGGTGGCGGCTCGACGGATGCCCGCGATGGGGGCCAAGTACTCGGCCCCCTCCGCGGAGCGCGAGCCCGGCGATCCCGACCAGCGCATCTGGGAGGCCCTGGACAAGGGGCGGGATCCCAC
This genomic stretch from Actinopolyspora halophila DSM 43834 harbors:
- a CDS encoding Trp biosynthesis-associated membrane protein: MTGEQESGGGRDTGRRLLVACVIGMIAVAVGLWAAGSLVWVHQRYRTPFSGESVAEVTGATIRGELTPLALATLAAIAAVLATGGLMRRVIGLIVLLEAALLTWRLVDWITGSHVVDELPGTPPGTRALAVERVVPYGPILMGACAAVLLLCGLAVLVAARRMPAMGAKYSAPSAEREPGDPDQRIWEALDKGRDPTENDGPPEGGESPRS